A stretch of Argiope bruennichi chromosome 10, qqArgBrue1.1, whole genome shotgun sequence DNA encodes these proteins:
- the LOC129989000 gene encoding DNA polymerase epsilon catalytic subunit A-like: MVLMNSGRYKADPLRSSESSSRQEDTSERRLQQSLFNDEIDAKFGFVRYKEPVERKAWLFNMHTTEILDEDRRLISAVDYYFLEDDGGRFKATLPFKPYFYVCTVDGTEHEVATHLTRKYTGLISKVEIVQKENLDLPNHLSGLKGKFVKLLFTTVTDLIKVRKEIMPYVKKNKDKSNNSISFNEVLGKSAENSVSKKHFEQFDNIIDIREYDVPYHVRVSIDLKIFVGHWYFVKGRGNMPPEIKLCDELLQPADVTVLAYDIETTKLPLKFPDVSTDQIMMISYMIDGQGFLITNREIVSTDVDDFEYTPKPEFEGNFTVFNEENEEKLIQRFFDHILEVKPLVFVTYNGDNFDFKFVEARAAVYDLNMLKEIGFSCNRDGFYLSRPCAHLDCLHWVKRDSYLPVGSHNLKAVAKAKLRYDPVELDPEDMCRMASEQPQVLASYSVSDAVATYYLYMKYVHPFIFALCTIIPMEPDEVLRKGSGTLCESLLMVQAFHANIIFPNKQETVLNKLTEDGHVLDQETYVGGHVESLEAGVFRANLPCRFRLVPEAFQKLMGDVERTLRHAIEVEEGIPISEVLNLKEVIDEIVEKLRKLRDCPSRLENPIIYHLDVGAMYPNIILTNRLQPSAMVDEATCAACDFNKPGARCRRVMPWTWRGEIMPASRGEFQRIQQQLETEMFPSSTPGGKPVPFHELSKEDQCAIEKKRLTEYCRKAYKKTHVTKIEVRNSTVCQRENSFYVDTVRAFRDRRYEFKGLLKVAKKKVAEAVAKGDASAIKSSKTLEVLYDSLQLAHKCILNSFYGYVMRKGARWYSMEMAGIVCHTGAGIITKARELVEQIGRPLELDTDGIWCILPSSFPENFTIKTSNSKKPKLHISYPGAMLNVIVQDHNTNDQYHELVDVENHVYEIRSENSIFFEVDGPYLAMVLPASKEEGKKLKKRYAVFNFDGSLAELKGFEVKRRGELQLIKIFQSSVFEAFLKGNTLTECYAAVAKVADYWLDVLYTKAVNMPDKELFDLISENRSMSRKLEDYEGQKSTSISTAKRLAEFLGDQMVKDAGLSCRFIISKKPEGSPVTERAIPLAIFQAEPSVKKHYLRKWLKSPGLIDFDIRSILDWEYYIERFSNTIQKIITIPAALQQVPNPVPRVAHPDWLHKRLLEKNDSLKQKKITEIFFHKEKNTEEPENIIDIEDQLSPSSSSVGVPICTKRKATSSVKNNRLNKKKRTNLSEAELSMTWQEYLGPPPSLGKTREEIINWLKYQKKKWAFQIEQRKSKAIESGTNLPPISKVTSGASKTFTGIGQFLRKAKRTILDSPWQIIQIAETGKLGIYKLWVLIENDLHSIKLNIPRIFYVNQHIPKQGESPLWKKVNRILPRSHQVYNLYEYMIDEEIYQQHSNDILAELSLPHVEGVYETQVSLLFRALIELGCVCAVSRKFVRQYASSDSDIYNLTHLEFRTLAQHNYLEPGSLKLLYLYHHTCGQKSMFGFFFPPSKKAVVYVLDTVRTNQMPNLSNVFTNERNAKLESGVDPALLPEGDYTFEIHLEKDIKLVYRGLQKYLMTYKDEKRGPTAVVIQSPISSQDICTLMPGFTEFPLISIYIHDSDMLYQVMDWQRVGSKTMMKHFMNVESAISVLLEQCRYFHIPIGNLPQDASLFGSDVFFARHLQKQNFILWCSPTERPDLGGKEADDNRLLAESENVLAEVNKTDAYPSVCVELLIEGMAVTTVLQAQNLIELEGTSASIAFDSGSVSSLADMMNGQGITSNLGVYDESALCAGAFRILRTMVASWVREVIQYKNVFADNQIVNFYRWLRSPQSLLYEPAIKQILNNLMKKMFTQVIYEYQKLGSIVVYASYNRIILCTKRKSIEDALAYTQYVNECIQGKEIFHGLQFELTDCWEYLLWLDTANFAGIKVNHEKKSNTSGQEEKDSEELNDDAEDENEKRSLTLCFHIAKFLPKVAAIDDNFYNVVADYIQEAYSYYKENSDSIVNPPNPSQMPVPDENSDETPTALSKYIRSNLAHKLYILVEKIKKKLPSEIGPNGENVFPVLPGSYLKMSSPALEFTKAVCKVLSLDSSLGDVVLKVRRDLLRIVGVKEFSDEAEWRDPCLSFLLTEVICKSCSTCSNIDLCREQYVINETTGIPVWLCSVCKVPYDTKEIESMMIECIHRKSMAHVLQDLQCVKCKMIKDRNMIRYCSCAGQFTTLLPIDDLTMTLRTFQNIADHFQMKKLKDIVLWVLKMNPQIKL; the protein is encoded by the coding sequence atggtGTTAATGAACTCTGGACGATATAAAGCAGACCCTTTGCGATCGTCCGAATCGTCTTCCAGACAAGAAGACACTAGTGAAAGGCGATTGCAACAATCCTTATTTAACGATGAAATCGATGCCAAATTTGGTTTTGTTCGATACAAGGAACCTGTTGAAAGAAAAGCATGGCTTTTCAATATGCATACTACAGAAATTTTGGATGAAGACAGACGTCTAATTAGTGCTGTTGATTATTATTTCCTGGAAGATGATGGTGGGAGATTTAAAGCAACCTTACCGTTCAAGCCTTATTTTTATGTGTGTACAGTAGATGGAACAGAACATGAAGTTGCAACTCACTTGACTAGAAAGTATACTGGCCTTATCAGTAAAGTTGAAATCGTTCAGAAAGAAAACTTAGACCTTCCAAATCATTTATCTGGACTTAAAGGTAAATTTGTAAAGCTTCTTTTTACTACAGTGACTGATTTAATTAAAGTGAGAAAGGAAATCATGCCATATGTGAAGAAAAATAAGGACAAATCAAATAATTCCATTTCTTTCAATGAAGTTTTGGGTAAAAGCGCAGAAAATTCCGTttccaaaaaacattttgaacagtttGACAATATTATAGACATTAGAGAATATGATGTGCCTTATCATGTCAGAGTTtcaattgacttaaaaatttttgttggTCATTGGTATTTTGTTAAAGGAAGAGGAAATATGCCACCTGAAATCAAGTTATGTGATGAACTTTTACAACCAGCTGATGTAACTGTTCTTGCATATGATATTGAAACCACAAAGCTCCCTTTGAAATTCCCTGATGTCAGTACTGATCAAATTATGATGATATCATATATGATCGATGGCCAGGGTTTTTTGATTACAAATCGAGAAATTGTATCTACAGATGTAGATGATTTTGAATATACGCCCAAGCCTGAATTTGAAGGCAACTTTACTGTATTTAATgaggaaaatgaagaaaaactcaTCCAAAGATTTTTTGATCATATTTTAGAAGTGAAACCGTTAGTCTTTGTTACTTATAACGgggataattttgattttaagtttgTAGAAGCTAGAGCAGCAGTTTATGATTTGAATATGCTAAAAGAAATAGGTTTCTCTTGTAATAGAGATGGATTTTATTTATCAAGGCCATGTGCACATCTCGATTGTTTACACTGGGTAAAACGTGATAGTTATTTGCCTGTTGGGAGTCATAATTTAAAAGCTGTAGCAAAAGCAAAATTAAGATATGATCCTGTAGAACTTGACCCTGAAGATATGTGCCGCATGGCTTCGGAACAGCCTCAAGTATTAGCTAGTTATTCTGTTTCCGATGCTGTTGCAACATactatttatatatgaaatatgtgcATCCATTTATTTTTGCCTTGTGTACAATTATTCCTATGGAGCCAGATGAAGTATTAAGGAAAGGGTCAGGTACTTTATGTGAATCATTACTTATGGTTCAAGCATTTCATGCAAATATTATCTTTCCCAATAAGCaagaaactgttttaaataaGTTAACCGAAGATGGCCATGTTTTGGACCAAGAAACTTATGTTGGTGGACATGTAGAATCTCTAGAAGCTGGAGTTTTCCGTGCAAATTTACCATGTAGATTCCGACTTGTTCCAGAGGCCTTTCAGAAACTCATGGGTGATGTGGAAAGAACATTACGTCATGCCATTGAAGTTGAAGAAGGTATTCCTATATCAGAAGTTCTCAATTTAAAGGAAGTTATTGATGAAATTGTTGAGAAGTTGAGGAAGCTTCGCGATTGCCCATCCAGATTAGAAAATCCTATTATTTACCATTTGGATGTTGGTGCCATGtatccaaatattattttaacaaacagATTGCAACCTTCTGCAATGGTTGATGAAGCTACTTGTGCTGCTTGTGACTTTAATAAACCTGGAGCCCGGTGCCGAAGAGTGATGCCTTGGACTTGGAGAGGGGAGATCATGCCTGCATCAAGGGGTGAATTTCAACGCATCCAGCAGCAACTTGAAACAGAAATGTTTCCATCTTCAACTCCAGGTGGTAAGCCAGTTCCATTTCATGAACTTAGTAAAGAAGATCAGTGTGCAATTGAGAAAAAGAGGTTGACTGAATATTGCAGGAAAGCTTACAAAAAGACTCATGTAACCAAGATAGAAGTTCGCAACTCCACTGTATGCCAGcgtgaaaattcattttatgtagATACTGTACGTGCCTTTCGTGATCGTCGCTATGAATTCAAAGGTTTGTTGAAGGTAGCTAAAAAGAAAGTGGCAGAAGCAGTTGCTAAAGGAGATGCTTCTGCAATTAAATCATCCAAAACTCTAGAAGTTCTGTATGATTCCTTGCAGCTTGCCCATAAATGTATTTTGAACTCATTTTATGGGTATGTAATGAGAAAAGGAGCTCGTTGGTATAGTATGGAAATGGCAGGTATTGTGTGCCATACAGGTGCTGGCATTATTACAAAAGCTAGGGAACTTGTTGAACAGATTGGAAGACCTTTAGAACTCGATACTGATGGTATTTGGTGTATTTTGCCATCTTCTTTTCCTGAGAATTTCACCATTAAAACTTCCAACTCTAAAAAACCAAAGTTGCATATTTCTTATCCTGGTGCTATGTTAAATGTTATTGTCCAAGATCACAATACAAATGATCAATATCATGAGTTAGTTGATGTTGAAAACCATGTATATGAAATTCGAAGTGAAAATTCTATCTTTTTTGAAGTGGATGGCCCATATTTAGCTATGGTTCTACCAGCATCTAAAGAAGAgggtaaaaaattaaagaaacgatATGCTGTTTTTAACTTTGATGGATCACTTGCTGAGCTGAAAGGTTTTGAAGTGAAGAGAAGAGGAGAGttacagttaattaaaatattccagtcttctgtttttgaagcatttttgaaaGGAAACACCCTTACAGAATGCTATGCAGCTGTTGCAAAAGTTGCTGATTATTGGTTAGATGTTCTTTACACAAAAGCTGTCAATATGCCTGATAaggaattatttgatttaatttctgaaaaccgAAGTATGTCTCGAAAGCTTGAAGATTATGAAGGGCAGAAGTCAACTTCTATCAGTACTGCCAAAAGATTAGCTGAGTTTCTTGGAGATCAAATGGTTAAAGATGCGGGATTGAGTTGTCGCTTTATTATCTCTAAGAAACCTGAAGGTTCACCAGTAACTGAAAGAGCTATTCCACTTGCTATTTTTCAAGCTGAACCGAGTGTTAAAAAGCACTATTTAAGAAAGTGGTTAAAATCACCAGGATTGATTGATTTTGATATTCGTTCAATATTGGACTGGGAATATTATATAGAGCGATTTAGCAATACAATCCAGAAAATAATTACTATACCAGCAGCTTTGCAACAGGTTCCAAATCCTGTGCCTCGGGTTGCTCATCCAGATTGGTTACACAAACGTctgttagaaaaaaatgatagtttaaagcaaaagaaaataacagagatttttttccataaagaaaaaaatacagaagaacctgaaaatattattgacattGAGGATCAGTTATCACCATCAAGTAGTTCTGTAGGTGTGCCTATATGCACCAAGCGAAAAGCAACATCAAGTGTAAAAAATAATCGCTTGAACAAAAAGAAGAGAACTAATTTGAGTGAAGCAGAACTTTCCATGACTTGGCAGGAATATCTAGGTCCACCCCCAAGCCTTGGAAAAACTCgagaagaaattataaattggctgaaatatcaaaagaaaaaatggGCTTTTCAAATAGAACAGAGAAAGTCTAAAGCAATAGAAAGTGGTACTAATTTGCCACCTATTTCCAAAGTCACGTCTGGTGCTAGTAAAACCTTCACTGGTATAGGCCAGTTTTTAAGAAAAGCCAAAAGAACAATTTTGGATAGCCCTTGGCAGATTATACAGATAGCTGAAACAGGGAAATTAGGGATATATAAACTGTGGGTGTTGATAGAAAATGATTTgcatagtattaaattaaatatccctagaatattttatgtaaatcaaCATATCCCTAAACAGGGTGAGAGTCCTTTGTGGAAGAAAGTTAATCGTATTTTACCTCGATCTCATCAAGTGTATAATTTATATGAGTACATGATTGATGAAGAAATTTATCAACAGCATTCTAATGATATTTTGGCAGAATTGTCTTTACCACATGTTGAAGGAGTATATGAAACTCAAGTATCTCTTCTGTTTCGTGCCTTGATTGAATTAGGATGTGTATGTGCTGTGAGCCGTAAATTTGTGAGACAATATGCATCATCAGATTCTGATATTTATAATCTAACACATTTGGAGTTTAGAACTCTAGCTCAGCATAATTATCTTGAGCCTGGATCTTTGAAGTTACTGTATTTATATCATCATACTTGCGGACAAAAGTCAATGTTTGGTTTCTTTTTCCCTCCTTCAAAGAAGGCAGTGGTTTATGTGCTAGATACTGTTAGAACAAATCAAATGCCAAACTTATCTAATGTTTTCACTAATGAACGGAATGCAAAACTAGAGAGTGGTGTTGATCCTGCACTTTTACCTGAAGGTGATTACACATTTGAAATTCATCTAGAAAAAGATATTAAGTTAGTATATCGTGGCTTACAAAAGTATTTAATGACGTACAAAGACGAAAAGCGTGGACCAACTGCTGTGGTAATTCAGTCGCCCATATCTTCACAAGATATATGCACTCTAATGCCTGGATTTACTGAGTTCCCTTTGATTTCTATTTACATTCATGATAGTGATATGTTATATCAAGTTATGGATTGGCAAAGAGTTGGTTCTAAAACTATGATGAAGCATTTCATGAATGTTGAATCTGCCATATCTGTACTCTTAGAGCAATGTAGGTATTTTCATATACCTATTGGTAACTTGCCGCAAGATGCCTCACTTTTTGGTAGCGATGTCTTTTTTGCTCGCCATTtacaaaagcaaaatttcattctttggTGCTCACCTACAGAGAGACCAGATTTAGGTGGCAAAGAGGCTGATGATAACAGATTGCTTGCAGAATCTGAAAATGTCTTAGCTGAGGTGAATAAGACAGATGCATATCCCAGTGTCTGTGTAGAACTTCTTATTGAGGGTATGGCTGTTACTACTGTGTTACAGGCACAAAATCTTATAGAGCTTGAAGGAACTAGTGCCAGTATTGCTTTTGATTCAGGATCTGTTTCCTCATTAGCAGATATGATGAACGGACAAGGAATTACTTCAAACCTCGGAGTATATGATGAAAGTGCTTTGTGTGCTGGTGCATTTCGTATATTACGAACCATGGTTGCAAGCTGGGTTCGAGAagttattcaatacaaaaatgtttttgctgataaccaaatagttaatttttatagatggttGCGAAGTCCTCAGTCTTTGCTTTATGAACCTGCCATCAaacaaattcttaataatttaatgaaaaagatgTTTACTCAAGTAATTTATGAGTATCAAAAATTAGGATCTATTGTCGTGTATGCCTCTTACAATCGTATAATCTTATGTACAAAACGGAAATCTATTGAGGATGCATTAGCTTATACTCAATATGTAAATGAATGCATTCaaggaaaggaaatttttcaTGGTCTTCAGTTTGAATTGACTGATTGCTGGGAATATTTGTTATGGTTAGATACAGCTAACTTTGCTGGCATCAAGGTCAATCATGAGAAAAAATCCAACACTTCAGGTCAAGAAGAAAAGGACTCTGAAGAATTGAATGATGATGCTGAAGATGAAAACGAAAAACGATCTCTTACCCTGTGCTTCCATATTGCCAAATTTCTACCAAAAGTGGCAGCAATTGATGATAATTTCTACAATGTTGTAGCTGACTATATTCAGGAAGCGTACAGCTATTACAAAGAAAATTCAGATTCAATTGTGAATCCTCCTAATCCAAGTCAAATGCCTGTTCCTGATGAAAATTCAGATGAAACTCCAACAgcattatcaaaatatatcagAAGTAATCTTGCACATAAGCTTTATATATtagtagaaaaaataaagaaaaagttaccTTCTGAAATAGGACCTAATGGAGAAAATGTCTTCCCGGTTTTACCAGGTTCTTATCTTAAAATGTCAAGTCCAGCTTTGGAATTTACTAAAGCTGTTTGCAAGGTATTATCATTGGATAGCTCTCTAGGTGATGTTGTTTTGAAAGTTCGCCGTGATCTTCTTAGAATAGTTGGTGTGAAGGAATTTAGTGATGAAGCAGAATGGAGAGATCCTTGCTTGTCTTTTCTTCTAACAGAAGTTATATGTAAAAGCTGCAGTACTTGTAGTAATATTGATTTATGTCGTGAACAATATGTGATCAATGAAACAACTGGAATTCCTGTGTGGTTGTGTAGTGTTTGCAAAGTACCTTATGATACAAAGGAAATTGAATCTATGATGATTGAATGTATTCATCGAAAGTCAATGGCACATGTTCTTCAAGATTTGCAGTGTGTTAAATGCAAAATGATTAAGGACAGAAATATGATTCGATATTGCTCTTGTGCTGGACAATTCACCACTCTTTTGCCTATAGATGATTTGACTATGACTTTGAGAACATTTCAGAATATTGCAgatcattttcaaatgaaaaagttaaaagaCATTGTTTTGTGGGTATTAAAAATGAATCCACAGATAAAGTTgtga